A part of Caretta caretta isolate rCarCar2 chromosome 1, rCarCar1.hap1, whole genome shotgun sequence genomic DNA contains:
- the LOC125637039 gene encoding myb/SANT-like DNA-binding domain-containing protein 7, whose product MQSSSAEVTMMESQNRKRAPAWTEQEVRDLIAVWGEESMRSELRSSFRNAKTFVKISQGMKDRGHNRDPKQCRMKLKELRQAYQKTREANGRSGSEPQTCRFYDELHAILGGSATTTPAVLFDSFNGDGGNTEAGFGDEEEEDDDDEVVDSSQQASRETGFPDSQELFLTLDLEPVPPKPTQGCLLDPAGGEGTSAACVSMITRSSPSQRLVKLRKKKKTHS is encoded by the exons atgcagagctcatcagcagaggtgaccatgatggagtcccagaatcgcaaaagagctccagcatggactgaacaggaggtacgcgatctgatcgctgtatggggagaggaatccatgcgatcagaactccgttccagttttcgaaatgccaaaacctttgtcaaaatctcccagggcatgaaggacagaggccataacagggacccgaagcagtgccgcatgaaactgaaggagctgaggcaagcctaccagaaaaccagagaggcgaacggccgctccgggtcagagccccaaacatgccgcttctatgatgagctgcatgccattttagggggttcagccaccactaccccagccgtgttgtttgactccttcaatggagatggaggcaatacggaagcaggttttggggacgaagaagaagaagatgatgatgatgaggttgtagatagctcacagcaagcaagcagagaaaccggttttcccgacagccaggaactgtttctcaccctggacctggagccagtaccccccaaacccacccaaggctgcctcctggacccagcaggcggagaagggacctccg ctgcatgtgtttcaatgatcacaagatcttctccttcccagaggctagtgaagcttagaaagaaaaaaaaaacgcactcgtga